In the genome of Chelmon rostratus isolate fCheRos1 chromosome 12, fCheRos1.pri, whole genome shotgun sequence, the window TGAACCAAGTGAAATATAGACCTGAGGGGGGCTGCAGGGTTGATAGGTGGTAACCCTCTGTGGATTTGTCACAATAAGAAACACCTTTCACATGCACATAGCAATTTGAGCCAATGCTGCTTTGAAAATTTGGATTATAGCATCTTTAAATCCaagaaaatattttgcattGACCATTATTTTCTTTAGTAATTGTATCTACACTCAGCATGTAAATATAATTTCATTCTCCCCCGTTAAGCTGCAGGAAAATAGACGAGGAACATTTCAcccacacactgtaaaacatcaatTTGTTTTCCTCAAATCTGAAGTGAAGCCAGCAcctttgttttgctctcacCTGTCGGTTTAACACATACATTCTGCTGACAGATCAGACTTCAGTCATGCCATCTCTCCAGCAGGTGGCAACAGAGTTCTTTGCATATTACAGGATGTAAATCACATAACAGCAAATGAACAAGGAGAAGAGCCAAAGTCATACATCCCATCATATATTCACTGAGCGCCTTTTTATTCTCATGTCCGTCTTTATCTGTTTGTGCAGCTCGTCCTTTGTACACCTGTGAGAGGTGTGGTTGTCATCCCCTCCACCTCAGTGTAAGGCACAGAGAGACTCTGTTCAAATGGACAGAATGCTGTGTCACTCCAGAAAATCAACCCCGTTACTTCTTCTGTTTGTGGACAAAAGGGTGGGGACGCTGTTTTATGCGGACAAAGTCTTCCCTGAGATCACGCTCGAACAGAAATATCGAATCAGGTGCTTCAGGAGGTCCTCTCCTGTAAATCAGCTCATTTTGAGTAGTTGGCGTTCTCACTCGGGGCGTCCAGTTCCAGCAGCCTGAATGACTGTTTGCTGCACGTGCCACCTCGTCCAAGCCGCTGCGATGGCTGGTGACAAGGCTGTCACGTGTTGACACTTTATTTGGGTCATTTGTGATGCTGCACTTCGGCAGACAAGAGTTGAAACCTCTTGTGTCCAAGTGAGTACCCCCCCCAGATTAGTCGTAGAGGATGCACGACTGTCATATGCTGCAGTTATTCTAATACTCAGCGTCAGGTAAATCCCCATCTGCTGTTTGATTGGTTAGTTGATGAGGGGAGCAATGAAGGCCAAGTGTGTCTTCAGTTTATCTTCTTGTATCTCTCTTTGCTTGTCATTCACCATGTGAGGAGAGCTGTGAGTTTTTAATCtttgatgctgtgtgtttgtagttaCTGTAGATACACACACTACGGTTTAGACTCAGGCTGTAACACACCATTTCTCTCTTTACTCCATGTTGGATTAGTTTTTGAGGGgaacaaatcaacattttggcTGGCAAGATTTTCTTTAGGCAATTTTTCTCTTGTCACAGACAAGACTATAATGTGTTTACTTGCAAAACCAGATCACCAACGTTCTCTTAATGACTAGGCTAACACCAGTTTGATTGATGTTCCCTTTAATACACATTCAAAAAGACATAATTTGggaaaatgaaagcattttgaGATATCTTATCAAAACAGCTCAGTACCAGTTTGATTGATATTCTTCGgagtacaaacaaacaaacaaaaaaacacacaagcatacaaATTAGAGAAATTAATCAAAACAGAAATCACATTTGTTGAGTTATTCTAAAGAGAGTGTTAGGCGTAGTGGGCCTTCAGACTGACAACAGACCTGTGTTGAAACGACAAAGTGTTGGTGTGTCGCTGCATGCGCAGGTGAGACATGAAATATGATTCAGAAAGTCCAATTTGAGTGACAGATCTGCTAGTTTGAAGGCTTATCGGAtgccaaaacaacacacagcatcatAATAATTATCAACTCTGTAgagttgtcatggcaacagatTGGTTCACACCCCTGCTGCACTGCCACACTGGCTCCATTCAAATAAATGACGGAACTATGTTTTGTCGTGCAGGATTACTGTCGGTCTGGATACGGCCCGAGGCACAGCGGCGCCTTGAGGGAAATGCTAACATAagaatgctaatatgctcaaAACGACAgtgctaacatactgatgtttagcaggtgtgcGCTTTGACCCTTGTCATGTaatttagtgtgttagcatgctaacacttgctaattagtgctacacaaagtgcagctgaggctgaagtgTGTGGCAGATATTCAGTCATAAAACAAAGTACATGACAGATAggacctcatggtggcgctagataaAAAGATGATGGCCAAAGTgagtaggattcatcctctggggaccgtAAATGTGTGTACCAAAAGTCAGgccatccaatagttgtcgaGAAGATTCACTGTTCAAAGTGTCGGACCAACGACCTTTGTAGCAAAGTGCAAAGAatgaaactaaatgaaaaacaagtcaCTGTGCTGATTGCCACAAAACCGAGCATGAATGAATCTGACACACTGGCAAATAGGAATCAGGTGTTGAGCCGATATCCACAAACTGGCACGTGACTGAGCGCAGACTGACATGAGATCAGCTGCTTTTAGGCATTCGTCGCTCTTCACAGGTGGCTAAACACACAGCCTGCTGTTTGTCAGAGCGGCCGAGCACAAAGCTGACCTTCCCGCAAACCCAATTACCTTGTCACTGTGAAAGCCACACAGTTATTGCCACACACGCTCTCCATTATTTCTCACTTAGTCATGTGGCGGCGGTGGACCTACGTCACACTGTTTCCTGTGTCTTTGTGCTCCACGCTGAAAACGGACTTGAAGGATTGTTGTGTGCATCACTTAACCTCATAACTGCCAGCTGAGTTTATAAAGCCAGCGCAGCGTGGAATAAACACACTGCTGGTGCAGCCAGGGTTCATGCAAAGTGCTTATCTGACATCATCGCTGCTCCTCCCAGAATTCTTCCTGGTTTACTTTGACCTCAAAAACGTCCTGAATAGTATGACCCCACCTGTGTCTGCCGGATTGGGAGCGAGCTCAGCTCTTATATAAAAGAGAGGAGATCAGTGTCTGAGCAGTCTGGTGACTGGGAGTGGGCGGGAGGAGTCTGCTGGTCATGACAGGCTTCCCTCCACTTGTAGAATAGCGGCAAACGTAGCATTAGCATTGAAAATGTGTGACGCAGAAAGTGCTGAGATTGTGATGCAGAATAACACTTGTGCATGCTCATTGGCTTTCTGGCAGGTAGACAAGAAAATTGctaccactctcacatctgtacgCTAACTATGAATCTAGCCAGGAGACGGTGCCAGCTTATTTTCTGGCTGTGTCACTTCCTGCCGTTTGTACAGACCAAACCAGTGAGGTGAAATGAattgattagtgagctttggagaGGCcggcaggtggattttgttaccttaaGACACAGCCAGGCAAGCTATCTCCCCTGTTTCttgctgagctaagctaagctaattgttTCATGGCTGCATCCTCATATTTACCACACCAACGGGAGAGCGGTGTCAACATTCTCCAACCCTCGCCAACAAAGAGAATAATCATATTTCCCAAATGTCAGACTTTCTCTTTAATGAGCACGTTGACCTCAGCTTGACTGTATGCACATATTTACTCAGAACTCGGAGTTCCCACTTTAATAATCTGCTTTGGAGTTGAACTCGGTGAACCTTAATCCTGATGCTGTTAACTGCATCACTCAATTAGCGCTTGATTAATGTCCGGACTTTAACTCCAGCTTTTAAGGGTTCATACTTTTCACAATATTGTCTCAAGTCAAATCCCATCAGGGCGATTCATCCTGCTAATGCAGCATACATAAAGGAGTAgtaaacaaaacagacaaacacatggtgggaagtacttttattttgctttaaacTGTCATTTACTCATgttatttgcatgcatgtggAAAAGTAAATTCCCTGTAAAAATGTAACAATGTGGGAGAGTTTGTGTTCTTGTGTCCTGAAATGAATTGTAAGCAGGGAAGCAGACAGCTGCCTCATTTAACCAGGAAAGTGGAGCTTTGCTGTCATGAGGACGTTTCCTGAAATCTACAGCAGCAGAATCTTCAACAAATTAGAAAGAAGGAACACGTCACATGGTAAACACCACAGAAAGAGCCTCCTGTGGGACAActtgattatttattttctttctgtccacctCCTCCGGCCTACAGTGGGAGCACCAGAGGCAAACACCCTGGACAGGCCTGAACATACAGACAACCaagtcacatcacatcacacacgtACATTCACACCTCTGGGCAATTTAGAGTCTCCAGTCTGTCTGATTTGCATGTCTCTGGACGGAGAAAAGTCAAACTCCATCTCCTCAGGCTCTCTGTGGAAAGTTGAACTAATAGCAAACACGTGTGGCTTCACCTCGGCGAGGTGAGCCATCATTATCCGCCGCATGAGGCTCGACTCCCTGCTGTCTTCATACGGCGCTGTGCGATGAAATAATGCAGACCAGATGctgacaaaacaagaacagcGGCATATTCTCATAACTCTCACCAGCGTTTTAATATCACCTATAATCAGATGAAGTGTTTGTGATGCCTGACAAGAGGCTATTTCCAGCAAGTCGACACAAAGGGGTTTACTCACGGTAGCAGcccatgtttttatttttcgtTTTGCAagccaaatgaaatgaaaatgagctcaAGCTCTCGTGGTATAATTGAGCATTTCAGTGCGAGCGTTGGGATGGGAGCGCTGTGCTGTGCAGGGTTTGTTCCCCTGGTAACCTGGTACCCATGACTGCGGCTCTTTGTTTTTACACCGCTCTCCCAAGTTCAAGCACCGCCGGCGACGCTTATTAATCACCACTCGCGCAGCAAATATCTTTTTAAGTGAGCACGTTGACTCATTTCTGCCAGCGGAGTGGCTGCCCAGATGAGCCAGATCCACCGCTTAACGGAGCTCCACCTCTTTTTGTGCCACATTATGTCTCCACCTTACTGACATTTGAAGCAGCCCACTTACACTGATCCATGCTTTAGAAACACttatgtaaagaaaaaaaaaaaagaggccgGGTTTAGCCTCTCCCATGCCAGCTCATGCAGGTGTGGGATGTGTTCACTGTGTGGACTGTAAAACTTTATGATCCTGAATGTAAAGAAAGCCCAAATAAAACTTAatcttcttgtttttcctcttgtgcaAACACATTAGGGTTATTTCAGGCGAGCCGGCACAGAATAACTATTCTAAACCTGAAGATGGAGGTTATACCTCCGccttcaaacaaataaaagagacaTTACAGTAAAATGAACAGTCTGTCACAGAAATTGGTTGAGCAATGGCTGCAGTTTCAGAGCAGAGTCCTGTTTTGCTTCTGGGTTATCGTTTttattcagatgtgtttttttctataatGAGTTGGACGGCTGCTGCTTCATGGAAAGGCGAAAAGCAACACCACAGAATCATATCTGTACCTCTGATCGTTTTTTACAGCAGGACATTTTGACCTTTATTCTGATAGTGAGTAAAGAAGAGATGACAGGACATGAAAGgtgaaacaaagagaggatGACTAATAAAAAGGCAATGAAAGTCCCTCGCTGGACTGGATTCAGGGATTTatggaagaaaaaggagagatttatattttcagtgttgGAGAATGGACCCTGACTAAATGCAGCATCACAGGATTTACATGGAAACATTCACAGGGACAGTTTCTGATGTTACGGCGACATTTAAATCGTCATCAGTTTTCCTCACAACACTGAGTTACTGTAAAGAGGCGGGCTGTAAAAACGATATTTCTTCAGATCTTGTCAGCTCAGTCCTGGAGGATTTTCTCTGTTACTTTAAGTGACTGTCAAAAAGCCTCCAGCAGTTTATCCGTTTTATAGTTGGCTTTGGCAGCcactttcttgttcttttggAAACAGTTAAAAATAGACTAATAAAGCTGAGCTCCAATCATGTCCATTCCAGGATCTTAAATTAGCTTTAAACACTGTTTCCTTTACTGTAAGTTAACATTGGAAAACACCAGAGTAGTTTGTTTGGTTAATGGAGTACAGATGGACACAACACCTGAAAAAGGTTTGCACTCAGGCCTGCCACcatgcacacattcatatgTTAAGAACCTAAATATGTCTCCAAAACTTCCCTTTAAGGGACAGTTCTTCCCCATGCAGAGTTACAgtccttcctctctgtttatatcttggtgttgtttttggctgcagtttctgtttctggtgCATCTGTTCATGTCTGTCATCCGTGCTTAATCCAAAGCCACTAAAATAACATCATCTGAAATTTGAACCGCGTGATGTTAGGTGTTATTACCTATTTATTGTccataataacaacaacataaagCCACCTCCAAAACCTCAACATCTCAGTTTATTCTGCACTTGATtcccaaaataaacacagtaacAAAGGCTTTATCATTCACTCTTCATCCTGTAACCCTTTACAAGTTTGTTAATACTAAGTTCTTATGTGCTGTACAAACTTTTTATGTAACTTTGTTATGCAATACTTCTACTGACCTACATTTAACAGCCAGACTTACCAGATAGTTTACAGATTCAGGTtattaacagaaaatatgaattaacTATTACATGATATATTATTATGGATTAGGAAATACCCATCAATATATAACGTATTTAAAGTCAACCCCACCTTTATCAGCTAAAGGAAATGAGTGAtgccacacattcatgcattaCTAACTAGaatccagtaatataatatatattaagGTCCTTTCCGTataatgagtgcttttactgTTGTTAAgattaagtatattttgatgctaatacttacGTAATGTTGCTTCAgtgagattttgaatgcagtactttgACTTggaacagagtatttctacactgtggtatttttTACTGAAGTATCTTCACCCACTGACTGTGAGTAGTGAGATTTCTCCAAGGTAAAAAAATTAGTTCTTTGAGGAATGAAGGTGATGGACCTCAAATATTAAGATGGTGCTTAGCTGaaatacacaaggaggaaaTATTTCATGCAGCGTCTTATTATGTAATTAAAGctgtaaaaagatgaaaaatagcAGGAAATGAGCTCCAAGCCCCGCCATGCTCTGACTGGCATTCATGATTCATCTGTCATTTACTCATTTCTGAGTTCTTTTGTCCTGCCATCTGTATACAGTTacacacatcacacaaaaaTGCATAGCTTGGGATCACAATAGACTCCTGCCTGGATTTGATTAGAGCAGGATCTCTACAGCCAGACGTGCTCACTTTCAGTCTTTAACGGTTTTTACATTCTGCGTATTTCTGATGCTGATCCAAGTTTTTGTTGCTGCACTGAACCTATTTTCCTTGAAGCAtcaaaataaatcattcatGTCTGCCCTGGTATCTTTTCGCTCTCTCTGTTTCGCTGTGATTGTGTTTTCGTTTATTCCAAAAGTCCAGACGACGCCCTCCTGATAACACCAAATCATAAGATACATAAGAACTTTTAGAAAAAGTTGAGACAAGTTCTGTCCACCCACACGCCGCCGCGCCTGATCAGGCCTCGACACGCTGCTTTTTCCAAAGGATATTCTGAGATTGACATTAATCACGCACATCTGCCCAAACAGAAAGCTTCACACTACGTGAAAATAATAcgcatgcatatgtgtgtgtaacatcagctgctacagcaaagagtaAGTGACAATTAAAAGTCAAGTCCAGCTGCTAGAGTTTCAGTTTGCTGagtcccccccaaaaaacaatcAGTGTTTCTTCAGTGAATCTCAACGACTGTGTGTCCACGTTCAGACGAGGCCTCATTacacatcactgctgggtgaggaggacagagacaaagaggggtGGAGTGGAGAGGTGGCCTCTGTCATTTTCCACCAGTGTGTGAGCGGTGTTAATGACATCGCCCTCGCCTCTTTAGCGGCTGAGTGTTTGAGCAGGAGTTGCAGTGGGAGGGCGGCGAGGAGGTGGCGATGATGGACGGCAGGAGAATGGAGGGAAGGAGCCGATTTACGAAAAGGAGGGGAGGCTGCGGTGAGTCACCTACCGGCTGCTGCGCGGTAGTAAACAAACCTGCCTGTGGAGGTGCTCGGTAGGTGGCTGCTGTCTCCATGGCGACCGTCCATCACACTCCAACGCCTCCCGGCAAAATGATGTCGTTTTtttgggacacacacacacacacacacacacagtgcaaccTAAAGGAATAAAGGAATAGGAATATTTCTGTCTGCTATGACCTGTCTGACTTGTGCCTCCTGTTTGTTTCCCCTCTGGTGATTATTGAAGCTTTCAGTCCATCTAAACTCAAGAATTACTGGAATCCCACAAGAACTTACACACACTTGCTTTATATCGTCCGTTCGCTGTAACAGTGGAGAAGAGGAGTCATCCAGCGACATACTTGTGAAGTGGAACCACTGAGGCCGCCGATAAGTTAGCATCTATAACAACGCACATGAGCAAGCCTTCTTCCGTCCGCCCACGTTTTTCCTGACCTCAGTAACCACATCCACCTTCTTCACAAGTTGAGTTTCCATGGAGCAAAACAATAACGTTTTTGTCtctgaaaatgacttttattcaatgcactttttttacatacagtacttcagatagaaaaaaacatgaaataggAACCAGTTTTCACCAACAGGCTGCACAACCAACATTCACATTATAAAAATGAGAATAGAAtaactttaaataaataatgaataaataaacgCTAGTGCTATGTCTCCCAGTGGTAGTTTTGTTGTGTGAAAGCAACTCATGTATATCTGCATTTTACAACTGATGCCCCTGCGGCGGCCGCTCACGCAGccctgtatgtacagtacaggtGTCTCTGCTGGAGGCAGACAGCGCCTGCAACTCAGTCTGTGTCAGTCTCTTCTCACAGCTTCATGTGACCTTTAGCTTCCAGCCCGGACCGCGATCTGTGTGCAACCGCCGGGCTCCAAAATAACTGCACGGCCTGGCACCAAGCTGCCTGGGCCGAGGCGTTTGTTCCGTGTGAACCTTTCCAGTCTCTGCTTCAGTAAGCTGATGTCCCTTTTGAGGAGCGATCGCGTCACGTCTGCTGCTGCGTGCTGGACAGTTTGTAATGAAGGTCTTTAGCCTGTCTTGGCCTTTCTGCTGACCTCCAGGTAAGCGGGGGACTTGAGGAAGCGAGGGTAGCAGTCTTTCTCCATCAGGGTGTAGATTTTGGCTTGGGCCAGCTCAAAACAGGAGTGCTTAGGATGCTCCACGTTCTCCTTTGTGATGGCTTTGGTCAGGTGGTCAAGATTTACCTGCAGGGGAACCAAAGAGGTGGACAGGTGATTATCAGCCTCACAGCAGGGTAAGAGAAGCCAGCAGAACGTCATTTTAATATGTCTCGCGGAGGCTATTTGATATTTACCTCTCGTGGTGCATCGGAGCTGATGAACTCGTCATAAATCTTCTTGGCTTTGGGGGCCAGTTTTGAGGACTTAGTCGCCTGGTAGTCCTCGCAAGCCAAGTAGAAGGCGATGTTCTCCTCACTGAACTCTGAGACCAGGAACGCTCTGAACAGGCACAGTCCATCTGGAAACAAGAGAGGGGAGACAGTTAACACCTGGGAGTCATCTCAAAACATGCAGAGCGATCGAGACATTTGCATCAGATGAGATCTGGAGGACTTACTTTGACTGGACAGCAGTTTGTCAAACGACTCGTTCCATTTCAGAGGCTCATCAGCATTTAgtctgcagaaagacagaaaaacaccatcagGAGAAGCTCTAAAAAACACCGCGGCTCACTTTGACTTGACTGACATGCTTAAAAAGAGAATACGAATGTGTGTCTCACCTCAGTTTGTCATTCTTCTTCGACTGGCCAGTGATGCTGTGATCTGACTTTTGTAGTAAACTTCCAAACAAAGCCTTCAGCTCCTTTGCCCTGCGACGATAAAACCAGAGAAAATGTTACAAAGAGAATTTAAAGGCGACTAAGTTCAGCTGTTGTTTTGTAGAAGCAGAAGAATAACTGCTGTTCCtccaaaacagagaaatgtcGTGATCTCACCTCTCCAGGCAGGTGATCGGCAGTGAGTCCAGTCCTCTGCACATGATGAGATGTTGGTTCGCTGGTGGTTATTCCCAAAGGTTTTGACAGTTGTTCGTAAAGTATGTAGCGCCTCACAGAGCTGTCCTCCTTCCTGTAAGTGAGTCTCAGCTggtctgctgtctgtgtgggaGGGTGACTTTTTATAGGGTAGTCcactctgtgacatcacacctCTCAGCCAATGAAATGAGACGTGTGGGAGGATGAGGAGACTCCTCGACACTGATTTTCCTTCAGACTACTTCCTCACTGCTGAGCAACATGTGTGATGGCCACAGTGACTGAATTACTTCACAACTCTTAAATGTCTTTGTGCTcagtcagggtgtgtgtgtgtgtgtgtatgtgtgtgtgtgttacatttcAATAAGGGGAACCAAACGTTctcacaaggacagaaaatCCCCTGAAGTGAGGACGTGTCGACAGTGCTTTCCTTTAATAGCAGTTACGTGTGGTCTCAGGACTCGGGTCAATGAGTCTTCGTATCTAAATCACCAAACTGGTTTAATTCCAAAATGACCTAAATGAGCAGATCAGAAACATGATCAGGTCCTTTACTTCactaaaagcaacaataacacaACGTAGAAATACTGCTGCTGTCGCTGTCTAGTGGAAACCATGTATCTATACTGGAATGATGCTAAAGGGTTAAATCTGTTATTTACATGAAGACGTAAACTTAAGCGAAGCAAATTTAAGACCGGCCTTTATAATCTGGCTTTTCTTGAACCTTGTTTAtttcatcttttcctctttctgttatTCATTTGCTTTTGCCTGTATATTTTTGGTTAattctttttaatgtgttttttattttctttattgtttccCTCTTCATAACAAGGAGGTGTTGTGGTTTAATCATAGACTAAATATAGagtaagagaaaaaacaagctcTGGAAGGCATGAATCGggaaattacaataaaaatagtgaaaagtgAAACGAATTGCTCAGTGTTTGATGCATAAATGTTCACAGTTTAAAGAATATGTGCACTCTGCAAAAATAATAAtccaaatatttgcatttatgtaGTGCATCAAAGTGTCAGGTTCCCAGATGTGCgaataataaacacattaatgtaACACTACAATGTCCACACAGTGGGACAAGAGTGAGTCTCAGCAGGGGTCCTTGTTGATGGGGGCAGCTGCAGTCGGGCAGGAACTCTGATTGTGGCGTGAGGCTTTGGTCTTGATGGACTGCAGCCTCTTGCTGGAGGGAAACGTTTGTTTGTGTGCCGAGTGGAAGGAGTCAGTCATAATCTTTCCTGCTCGCCTCAGGATGCTGGAGGCAGACAGGTCCTACGAGGATGGCACATTGCAGTGAGTCGTCGTCTGAGAAGAGCCAATGACAAGCTGCATTCTGAATTTCTACAGTCAATAAAAGATATGGGAGATGCTGCTGATGTTCACGACATACATCTATCTAACCAACGGGACGACCATCTCGATTATTGGTGTGAAATAGCCAGCTTTAGTACATGGAGCAGTGAAGTCATCAGGGTgcctttaagataagataagtttCTCTTAAAGTGCAAATGAATGCCCTCAAGCACAGACCGAGAAAAGCAGGGAACAGGTGAGTGTCACCTAGTGCCCCCTGGGTAATGCAGTGTATTCAGGTCCATTATGAATTCTCCAGACCCTGATAAGGAGAGGGCAGAAAAGAGTACCGGCTGGTATCTAACGCAGGTTCGGATGGAGCTGCTGGACTGTGAACATccccaaaacaaagagcaggactgagctgctATCATTAAATTGTGATATCTGCAGCTCACACTTTAATGTGTCAGGCCTGAACAACTGTTTTTCCAATGTGACCTGTAGCCCCACAAAATAACGCAGAAAGCCAACAAAGTGCACACTGCCTGCGGATGTAATGCTCCTTTAGTGCTGTGGGAAGTAAGCTGGTTAGCcgcatgctaacacttgcagCTCACATTAGAGCAGATAAAGATGGTTTAATCCATTCCTCTGAGCTCGCTCATGTGGAAAAATATGGCGAAAATATTGCCATGAAAACTATACTGCAAAAAACCTGaagagaatttcacagttttaacagaaattgcacatggcAGGTACagataaatagataataaatacGCAAAGGGGGGACAGTAGGAACaccataaaaactgaaaacagcataaaataaaagataagcACACCattaaaatgccaaataaaaaaaaagcagagtgGGAAACAATTACAGtaatacaaaacagaaaaaaacaagacctATTCATTAGATTTCTCCGGAAACGCGGTACACACACAATATAATGATAAGCATTATTACCAAACAACTGTTCCGTGGCCCAAAAGTCCTATATTTACTTCTTTATTTAGCTCATTATCTTCAATATTTTCCTGAATGGAGAGAGCAGGCTGAATGAAGcaaagtgtgtttacattacatCGTCTTCATCAGTTCACACAGTCCCCGTCTGGACAGTCAttcttgtctgtctttttctgtcaagGGATGACGAAGCAAAGATAACTGCCTATATATAACCTCAGGGGCGAGAAAACTATTGTTCATTAGATAAGAAAATCTATATTTAGAGTGGACAGCGAGCCAGTAAACAGTAAACTCTGCTAGCAGGTTGTTTCTCAGTAAGTCCACAGGAAGTGCTcaggaagaggaaaatgagGCAGGAGGGTGAAAAGGCAGAGAGCTGATTGAAAGTGTCTGAGTTTGCTTCCTCTGCCAGCAGCCCTGAACAATACTTTCCCTCTAACCGGCCGCTTTGTCCGATGAACAGCTCAGAGTGTCAACGCCAGGTCACTTCAGCCTGAAATAAGGACCTGCTCCTTCTATTGAAAAAGTCTTACAGGCCTGATAGGAAGAAAGGAACTTCCTGCAgggaaaatgctgaaaaatggGGCATGCAGCAGTGTTGGTTAAGCTGATTCTGTCAGGAAGAAGAGCCAGTAATCCATCTCTTTCAGTATTGTGAAGAAACAGCATTAATTGGCTTTAAGTGGAAAGTTTAAGAAGGAATTTTAGAGTTCTCCTCACACTGTAGGGTACAGCATGTTGATCTGAGACGATGTAAGGAGAAAATACaacctaacctaacccttaTGGGGACAGCAACTATATCTAAAGCAGGCATACGACCAGAGCACGAGAATGAActaatttttaaaaacacaatataataaGAGAGATTACAT includes:
- the rgs5b gene encoding regulator of G-protein signaling 5b, translating into MCRGLDSLPITCLERAKELKALFGSLLQKSDHSITGQSKKNDKLRLNADEPLKWNESFDKLLSSQNGLCLFRAFLVSEFSEENIAFYLACEDYQATKSSKLAPKAKKIYDEFISSDAPREVNLDHLTKAITKENVEHPKHSCFELAQAKIYTLMEKDCYPRFLKSPAYLEVSRKAKTG